A portion of the Bdellovibrio bacteriovorus genome contains these proteins:
- a CDS encoding N-acetylmuramoyl-L-alanine amidase family protein, which yields MTFILKTLFCFLVTTSPAWALHIMLDPGHGGIDTGAVYGSAKEADLVLKVAQRLKTLLEQDPDFKVSITRTADRVVALPARVKLAEQVKAELFVSLHANAATDPRAKGVEFFFQNHLPPDEESLFLASQENQLMINAKEINEISGGDDLSKKGDVAAIVEDLQRQNRINSSLRLTQTLTRVWRQDKDSTHAAIKQAPFYVISKTSMPSVLIEIGFLSNPREAKKLLNADYQKDLAQKIYSALVSYKEKIEKVPAKITVN from the coding sequence ATGACATTTATCTTAAAGACTCTTTTTTGCTTCCTGGTCACCACCTCACCTGCTTGGGCATTGCATATCATGTTAGACCCTGGCCATGGTGGCATCGATACGGGAGCCGTGTATGGTTCGGCCAAAGAAGCCGATCTGGTTTTAAAAGTCGCCCAACGTCTTAAAACTTTGTTAGAGCAAGATCCTGACTTTAAGGTCTCTATCACCCGCACCGCAGATCGCGTGGTGGCTCTGCCCGCTCGGGTGAAGTTGGCGGAACAAGTCAAAGCCGAACTGTTTGTGAGCTTACACGCTAACGCGGCCACCGACCCCCGAGCCAAAGGAGTGGAGTTCTTTTTTCAGAATCATTTACCCCCCGATGAAGAAAGTCTTTTTTTAGCCAGCCAAGAAAATCAGTTGATGATCAACGCCAAAGAAATCAATGAAATTTCAGGGGGCGATGATCTGTCAAAAAAAGGCGACGTCGCCGCCATCGTGGAAGACTTGCAACGACAAAATCGCATCAACAGCAGCTTGCGTTTAACCCAAACTTTGACACGCGTATGGCGCCAGGACAAAGACTCAACCCATGCGGCCATCAAGCAAGCACCGTTTTACGTGATCTCTAAAACTTCGATGCCTTCAGTTTTAATTGAAATTGGTTTTTTAAGTAATCCGCGTGAAGCCAAAAAACTTTTAAACGCGGACTATCAGAAGGATTTAGCGCAGAAGATTTATTCTGCGCTCGTGAGCTATAAAGAAAAGATCGAAAAAGTTCCCGCAAAAATCACCGTGAACTAA